CTGGGCGACACGGCGGTGATCGGCGGCGCGGGCACCGGCTCCGTCGGGCCGAACGAGGTGGCCGCCGACGCGCGGGGCGCGGACGTGCCGTCGGCGAGGGCCAACGCCGGGGCGTGCCGGGAGGCGTAGCTGAGGCCGGCCCCGCCGAGCAGCAGGGCGGCGACCAGGCCGCTGCCCAGCAGCGCGGCCCGGGCGCTGCCGTGCCGGGGGAACAACCGCCCGATGCCGAGACTCGTGTTCGCCACGCTGGTGGCGCCGCCGACGCCGTCGGGGAACGGGAAGAGCGCGGCCAGCAGCGCGGCCCGCCGGGCCAGCTCGCGCAGGCCCCGCTCCTCCCAGTCCTCGCCGTACGCGGCGACGGCGGTCTGCTCCAGCTCGGCGAGGAAGACCTGCGCGGGCTGGGGCCGCTCCGTCGGACGCTTGGCCATGCCGTGGCGGAGCAGGCCGTGCACCGGCTCCGGCGCGGGGTCGGTCGGGATGGGCGCCTGGGCGTGCTGGTCGCGCAGGGTGAACAGGTCCTTGCCGTCGTACGGCGGGCGGCCGGTCAGGCACTCGTAGAAGGTGGCGGTGGCGGCGTAGATGTCGCAGGCCGGGCTGGGCGGCGCTCCCGTCCACTGCTCGGGCGCCATGTAGCGGGGGGTGCCGCTGACCGAGCCGCCACCGTCGCGACCCATCGGCACGGCGATGCCGAAGTCGGCGAGCTTGCTGTGCCCCTCGACGTCGACCAGCACGTTCTCGGGCTTGTAGTCGCGGTGCACCACACCTCGGGCGTGGGCGGCGGCGAGACCGGCGAGCGAGCCCTTGAGCACGCAGAGCGCCGCCTCCGGCTCGGTGGGGCCGTGGGCGCGCAGCATCTGCCGCAGCGACACCCCGTTGACCAGTTCCATCACGATCGCCGCGCCCTGCGGCGACTCGGCGTACTCGTAGAGCCGGGAGATGTGCGGGTCGTCGATCTCGACGAGCAGCAGCGCCTCGTCCCGGAACGCCGCGCGGAACGACGGGTCGTCGCCGACGGAGCTGGTGAGGTACTTGATGGCCACGGGCACGCCGCTCGCGTCGTGGGTGGCGAGCAGGACGCGCCCGGACGCGCCGGCGCCGAGTTGCCGCACGGGCGTGTAACCGGTCAGCTGCCAGTCGGTGCTCACGCGGCGGTCCCCCCGGTCTGCCGGAGGTGGTCAGGGATCAGGGCCACGCTGATCATTCTCGTCCCCGCGCGCAACCCGGCCATCGGCGCAACGGTTGTTTCCCGGCGTACGGACAGCCGTCATGGCCGATGGGTTTCGGACAGCGGACTTGACGTCGGAGGTCCGGGGCGCCGCTGTCGACCGGAGTCCGGTCGACGGCGGCGGGCGGGGGCGGCGCTCAGGCGGCGGCCCGGTCGTGTGCCGGGCGCCGGCGCAGCGTGGGGTCGGCGATGGCCGGCGGCCGCCACACGCCGTCGGGCGGGTAGAGGTTGGCGCCGGGCGGCACGATCGCGTCGATCCGGTCCAGTGTGGCGTCGTCGAGGGCGAGGTCGGCCGCGGTGAGCAGCCCTCGCAGCTGCGCGACGGTGCGCGGCCCGATGATCGTGGAGGTCACCGCCGGGTGGGCGGTGGTGAAGGCCAGCGCGAGTTCGGGCAACGTGCGGCCGAGTTCCTCGGCGAGGGCGCTCAGCTGTTCCACGGCGTCGTACTTCGCCGCGTTGCCGGGCAGCGTCGGGTCGAAGCGGGCCGGGGTGAGGGCCGGGCGACCGCTGGTCAGGTCGACGGGCCGGTCCTTGCGGTAGCGGCCGGTGAGGAAGCCGGAGGCGAGCGGGCTCCACACCAGCACGCCCATGCCGTAGCGCTGGCAGACGGGCAGCACCGCGGACTCGATCTGGCGGGCCAGCAGCGAGTACGGCGGCTGTTCGGTGCGGAACCGGCCCAGCCCCCGCCGTTCGGCGACGTGGTGGGACTCGACGATCTGCTCGGCGGGGAAGGTCGAGCAGCCGAACGCGCGGATCTTGCCGGCACGCACCAGGTCGCCGAGGACGCCGAGGGTCTCCTCGATGTCGGTCTTCTCGTCGGGCCGGTGCACCTGGTACAGGTCGATCCAGTCGGTGTCGAGGCGGCGCAGGCTCTCCTCCACCGCGCGGGTGATCCAGCGCCGCGAGTTGCCGCTGCGGTTGCGCCCCTGGCCCATCGGGAAGTGCACCTTGGTGGCGAGGACGACGTCGTCGCGGCGGCCCCGCAGCGCCTTGCCGACGATCGTCTCGGACTCGCCGGACGAGTACATGTCGGCGGTGTCGACCAGGTTGATCCCCTGCTCCAGCGCCTCGGCGACGATGCGGCCGCACTCGTCGTGGTCGGGATTGCCGACGGACCCGAACATCATGGCGCCCAGGCAGTACGTGCTGACTTCGATGCCCGTGCCGCCCAGGGTGCGGTAGCGCATGAGTGTGGTCCCCTCGTCGACGTCCCTCGTGCCGTTGCCGGGGACGCTACGACCTCCAGCGCACTCGAAGTCAACCGCGCGGATCCGGGCCGCCGTCCGACGGCGGCGGCCCGGACGGGGTACGACGGGCAGCGCTCAGCGGTGGCCCTCGCGGCGGTGCCCGTCGCCGGGGACAACCGGCACGGCCGGCTCGGTGGCCGCCGGCTCCCGGGCGCCGCGGGCGACCTCGTCGAAGAACCGCAGCAGCTCCACCGGGAAGGGCATGACCAGGGTGCTGTTCTTCTCCGCCGCCACGTCCACCACCGTCTGCAACAGCCGCAGCTGGTACGCCCCGGGCGTGTCGGCCATCGCCCGGGAGGCGTCGGCGAGCCGGCGCGACGCCTGGAACTCGCCGTCGGCGGCGATCACCCGGGCCCGGCGCTCCCGTTCCGCCTCGGCCTGCCGGGACATCGAGCGTTTCATCCCCTCGGGCAGGGAGACGTCCTTGACCTCGACCCGTTCGATGAGCAGCCCCCACGGCTTCTCCGTCGGCGCGTCGATGACCGCCTTCAGCTCGGCGTTGACCTTGTCGCGGTCACCGAGCACCGTGTCGAGGTCGGCCTTGCCGATCACCGACCGCAGGGCGGTCTGCGCCACCTGGAGCACCGCCGACGGGTAGTCACGCACGTTGACCAGGGCCTTCACCGGGTCGACGACGCGGTAGTAGACCACCGCGTCGACAGTGAGGGTGACGTTGTCCCGGGTGATGGCGCCCTGCGCGGGCACCCCGATCACGGTGGTCTGCATGCTGACCCGCACCATCCGGTCGGCGATCGGGACGATCAGGTGCAGACCGGGTTCGCGGATGCGGTCGAGCACCCGGCCGAAGCGGAACACGATCCCCCGCTGGTACTGCTGCACCATCCGGACGCTCAGCGAGAGCAGCAGCGCGACGACCGCGACGACGACGACCAGCCCGACGAATCCGGCGGCGGCTCCCATGGCACCCTCGCTCCCGGAGGCGTCCGCCTCCCGGCGCCGCGCATACCCGCGTCGGGCGCGGACAGTCGTCCGACCCGACTCGGGTCAGTCGGCGTCGGCCGCGCGCAGCGCGTCGGTGACGCGCTGGCGCATCGACCGGCGGCCCAGCGCCGCCAGGGCCTCGTCGACGAGCCGGCTCAGCGGGTACGACAGCTCCGCCTCGAAGCGGCGGGCGGCGGTCGCGGTGGCGGCCCACTCGGCGTCGAGGACGGGCAGCAGCGACTCGGCCCGGGCCGTGAGCCGGACGATGCGCTGCCGGGCGTCCGCGCCGGGAGCGAGGGTGACCAGGCCGTCCCTGGCCATCTGCGCCACCGTCTGACTCGCGGCGGAGTGCGTCACGCCGGTGAGTTCGGCCAACTCCCGGATGGAGCGCGGCCCACCGGCTGCCAGCGCGCGCACCACCGGGGTGTACCGGGGTCGGAAGCCGGGCAGGCCGAGGTCGGCGTAGACGGCGGCCACGTCGCCGTCGAGCAGTTCCAGCAGGTGTCGCAGCCGGGTGCCGAGCAGCGCGGGCCCGGCGGTGGGGTCGGGCACGTGCCCTAATATAACAGCGCTGTTGTATTTTCCCCGGGGAGGTCACCGATGGACGAGCTGTACCCGCCGATCGAGCCGTACGCGCACGGGATGCTGGACGTCGGCGACGGCAACCACGTGTACTGGGAGGTCTGCGGCAACCCGGCCGGCAAGCCCGCCCTGGTCGTCCACGGTGGGCCGGGCTCCGGGTGCGGCACCCGCGCCCGGCGCTACTTCGACCCGGCCCGCTACCGGGTGATCCTGTTCGACCAGCGCGGCTGCGGTCGCAGCACCCCGCACGCGGCCGACCCGGCGACCGACATGCGGCACAACACCACCCACCATCTGATCGCCGACATGGAACGGCTGCGCGCGCACCTGGGCGTCGAGCGCTGGCTGCTGTACGGCGGATCGTGGGGCTCCACGCTGATCCTGGCGTACGCCGAACGGCACCCCGAGCGGGTGTCGGAGGTCGTCATCGCCGCGGTCACCAGCACCCGCCGCAGCGAGATCGACTGGCTCTACCGGGGCGTGGGCCGGTTCTTCCCGCAGCAGTGGGACCGGTTCCTCGCCGGGGGCGGCGTCGGCCCCGACGGTGACGTCGTCGGCGCGTACGCCCGGCTGATGGAGCACCCCGACCCGGCGGTGCGGGAGCGCGCGGTCCTCGACTGGTGCGCCTGGGAGGACGCGGTGGTGTCGGCCGAGGGCGTGGGCAACCCGTACGGCGACCGGCCGTCGGCGGACCGGACCGCCCTGGTGCGCATCTGCGCGCACTACTTCGCCCACGGCGCCTGGCTGGCGGAGGGTGAGCTGATCCGCGAGGCCGGCCGGCTGGCCGGCATTCCCGGGGTGCTGATCCACGGCCGGCTCGACCTGGGCAGCCCGCTGGTGACCGCCTGGGAGCTGCACCGGGCCTGGCCGGGCGCGCAGTTGCACGTCGTCGAGGAGGCCGGCCACATGGGCACCGGGGCGACCCGGCGGCACCTGCTGGCCGCCTTCGACCGGTTCGCCGCCGGCTGACCGGCGGGCGGCTCCCGCCGGGCGAACGCGACGTCCGATCGCCGCCAGCGACCCCCGGTCGCCGCGAGGCAGAGTCGGACGGGCGGCCACCCGCGGCCGTGTCGACTCCCCGGAAGGCAGCCAGATGCACGTCGTGCCCGGCCTCAAGGTCCTCTACTTCGGAACGCCGGTGGTGCTGGTCAGCACCCGCAACCCGGACGGCTCCGCCAACCTCGCGCCGATGTCGTCCGCCTGGTGGCTGGGCGACTGCGCGATGCTGGGCCTGGGCGACAGCGCGCAGACCACGGCGAACCTGCGGCGCGAGGGCGAGTGCGTGCTGAACCTGCCCTCGTCGGCGATGGTGGACGCGGTCGACCGGATCGCGTTGACCACCGGCAGCCCGGAGGTGCCGGCGCACAAGCTCGCCCAGGGCTACCGGCACGAGCCGGACAAGTTCCGCCTCGCCGGGTTGACTCCGCAGCCGTCGGAGCTGGTGGCGCCGCCCCGGGTGGCGCAGTGCCCCGTCCAGTTGGAGTGCCGGCTGGTGGCGGCGCACCCGTTCGGCGGCAGCCCGTCGCACGCCACGGCGTTCCAGGTGCGGGTGCTGCGCGCGCACGTCGCGCAGAGCCTGGTCATCCCGGGCACGTCGTACGTGGACCCGGTCGGCTGGGATCCGCTGATCATGAAGTTCTGCGAGTTCTTCGGCGGTGGGCGCAACGTGCACCCGTCCCGGCTCGCCGAGGGCTGGCGGATGCCGCACCGGGGACGGATCGGGGCGGACGCCTGAGCGGTCCGACGGAACGGATCGACGCGGACCACTAGCGCGTACGGCACCGGTGGCAATATCCTCCACGTCACGCAGGAAACATGGAGCTACTTTTCACCGTCGTCACCAGTGCCGCTGCCGGCCGCCGAGGAGATGCCATGCACTTCGACCACCCTGAACTCGACCGCCGTACCCTGCTGCGGGCCGGTCTGGGCGCGGCCACCGTCGCGGTCGTCGGGTCCGAACTGGCCTTCCCGGCCGCCGCCCAGGCCGACCCGGGCGCGGACCTCGACTGGATCATCAGCTGCGACGAGTGGGGCGCCCGCCCGCCGGCGGACCCGCTGGTGATCAGCGCGATCCCCACCAACAAGATCATCGTCCACCACATGGCGTTCCCGAACGTCACGGACTACTCCGAGGCGCAGGCGATCAAGCTGGCCCGCGACTGCCAGAACCTGCACATGGACAACAACGGGTGGTCCGACACCGGCCAGCACTTCACCATCAGCCGCGGCGGCTACGTCCTGGAAGGACGCCACGGCAGCCTGGAGCGGCTGGCCGCCGGCGACCGGCAGATGGTCTCGGCGCACTGCCCCGGCGAGAACGGCCGGTCCATCGGCATCGAGAACGAGGGCACCTACGTCACCGACACCCCGCCGGAGGCGCTGCTGGACTCCCTGGTGGACCTCTGCACCACCATCTGCCGACAGTACGGGCTGCACGCGCACGACATCTTCGGCCACTGGGACTTCCGCACCACCCTCTGCCCCGGCGCCACCTTCTACCGCCTCTTCCCGGCCGTACGCCGACGGGTGTTCGCCAAGCTCGGCACCGACCTCGCCGATGTGCCGGCCCGCCGCTGGCCCGACCTGTGGCGCTTCGTCAGCTCCCCCGCCGTCCGGGTCGCCCAGTACCTGCTGGCGTACCGGGGCTACGCCGTCACGCCGAACAGCGCCTTCGACGCCGCCACCATCGCTGCGGTGCAGGACTGGCAGGCGCGCAACGGCATCCCGGTCGACGTCGACGCCACCCTCACCGGCCCCACCTGGGAGACCCTCGCCCCCGAGCTGGACACCGACGCCACCGGCCTGCCGGTGCAGGCGATCCAGTTCATGCTCAACTGGAAGGGCTACGCCGAGGTCACCGTCACCGGCGAGTACGACCACGCCACGAAGCACGCGGTGAAGGACCTCCAGCGGCTGCACGGGCTGCCGCGTACCGGCAAGGTCAGCACCAGCACGTGGTGCGCCCTGGTCGGCGGCATCGTCCGCCAGTCGTTCCGCCACCGCTGAGCGGGGACGGTCGGGGGCGGGCCGGGCCGGCCCGCCCCGCGTGACCGGCGGCTCACCGGGTGAGGCGGGCCACCGACCCCGTCTCCAGGGCAATCCACACGTCGCCGTCCGGCGCGACGACGATGCCGTGCGGCTCGCAGGCCGGCGTCGGCAGCGGGTACTCCTCGACGGCGCCCTCGGCGGTGACCCGCCCGACCCGGTTGCCGCCCCACTCGGTGAACCAGCAGCCGCCGGCCGGGTCGGCGGCGATCGCGTGCGGCCGGGCGGCCCGGTCGGGCAGCGGGTACTCGCGCACCGCACCGTCCACGGTGATCCGGCCGACCTGCCCGGCGCCGATCTCGACGAACCAGAGCGCCCCGTCGGCGGCGGGGGTGATGCCCACCGGCGCGGCCCCGGCGGTGGGCAGCGGGTGGACGGCGACCGTGCCGTCGGTGGTGATCCGGGCGATCGCGTGGGCCTGGTTGAGGGTGCACCAGAAGGCGTCGTCCGGCCCGGCGACGATCATCGACGGCATGCCGCCGGAGACCGGCAGGTCGACGTGGGTCAGCTCGCCGTCGGTGGTGATCCGGCCGATCC
This genomic interval from Micromonospora coxensis contains the following:
- a CDS encoding flavin reductase family protein: MHVVPGLKVLYFGTPVVLVSTRNPDGSANLAPMSSAWWLGDCAMLGLGDSAQTTANLRREGECVLNLPSSAMVDAVDRIALTTGSPEVPAHKLAQGYRHEPDKFRLAGLTPQPSELVAPPRVAQCPVQLECRLVAAHPFGGSPSHATAFQVRVLRAHVAQSLVIPGTSYVDPVGWDPLIMKFCEFFGGGRNVHPSRLAEGWRMPHRGRIGADA
- the pip gene encoding prolyl aminopeptidase — its product is MDELYPPIEPYAHGMLDVGDGNHVYWEVCGNPAGKPALVVHGGPGSGCGTRARRYFDPARYRVILFDQRGCGRSTPHAADPATDMRHNTTHHLIADMERLRAHLGVERWLLYGGSWGSTLILAYAERHPERVSEVVIAAVTSTRRSEIDWLYRGVGRFFPQQWDRFLAGGGVGPDGDVVGAYARLMEHPDPAVRERAVLDWCAWEDAVVSAEGVGNPYGDRPSADRTALVRICAHYFAHGAWLAEGELIREAGRLAGIPGVLIHGRLDLGSPLVTAWELHRAWPGAQLHVVEEAGHMGTGATRRHLLAAFDRFAAG
- a CDS encoding Vgb family protein is translated as MPPTITELPVAGPDAGPYAITVGPDGALWCTLVHAGAIVRVTTDGDVRRHDLDDPGCGPALLATGPDGALWFTRMRDHRIGRLAPDGTHSAYAVPDAGPYGITAGPDGALWFTELAADRIGRITTDGELTHVDLPVSGGMPSMIVAGPDDAFWCTLNQAHAIARITTDGTVAVHPLPTAGAAPVGITPAADGALWFVEIGAGQVGRITVDGAVREYPLPDRAARPHAIAADPAGGCWFTEWGGNRVGRVTAEGAVEEYPLPTPACEPHGIVVAPDGDVWIALETGSVARLTR
- a CDS encoding MarR family winged helix-turn-helix transcriptional regulator, whose product is MPDPTAGPALLGTRLRHLLELLDGDVAAVYADLGLPGFRPRYTPVVRALAAGGPRSIRELAELTGVTHSAASQTVAQMARDGLVTLAPGADARQRIVRLTARAESLLPVLDAEWAATATAARRFEAELSYPLSRLVDEALAALGRRSMRQRVTDALRAADAD
- a CDS encoding aldo/keto reductase: MRYRTLGGTGIEVSTYCLGAMMFGSVGNPDHDECGRIVAEALEQGINLVDTADMYSSGESETIVGKALRGRRDDVVLATKVHFPMGQGRNRSGNSRRWITRAVEESLRRLDTDWIDLYQVHRPDEKTDIEETLGVLGDLVRAGKIRAFGCSTFPAEQIVESHHVAERRGLGRFRTEQPPYSLLARQIESAVLPVCQRYGMGVLVWSPLASGFLTGRYRKDRPVDLTSGRPALTPARFDPTLPGNAAKYDAVEQLSALAEELGRTLPELALAFTTAHPAVTSTIIGPRTVAQLRGLLTAADLALDDATLDRIDAIVPPGANLYPPDGVWRPPAIADPTLRRRPAHDRAAA
- a CDS encoding peptidoglycan recognition protein family protein, whose amino-acid sequence is MHFDHPELDRRTLLRAGLGAATVAVVGSELAFPAAAQADPGADLDWIISCDEWGARPPADPLVISAIPTNKIIVHHMAFPNVTDYSEAQAIKLARDCQNLHMDNNGWSDTGQHFTISRGGYVLEGRHGSLERLAAGDRQMVSAHCPGENGRSIGIENEGTYVTDTPPEALLDSLVDLCTTICRQYGLHAHDIFGHWDFRTTLCPGATFYRLFPAVRRRVFAKLGTDLADVPARRWPDLWRFVSSPAVRVAQYLLAYRGYAVTPNSAFDAATIAAVQDWQARNGIPVDVDATLTGPTWETLAPELDTDATGLPVQAIQFMLNWKGYAEVTVTGEYDHATKHAVKDLQRLHGLPRTGKVSTSTWCALVGGIVRQSFRHR
- a CDS encoding serine/threonine-protein kinase, yielding MSTDWQLTGYTPVRQLGAGASGRVLLATHDASGVPVAIKYLTSSVGDDPSFRAAFRDEALLLVEIDDPHISRLYEYAESPQGAAIVMELVNGVSLRQMLRAHGPTEPEAALCVLKGSLAGLAAAHARGVVHRDYKPENVLVDVEGHSKLADFGIAVPMGRDGGGSVSGTPRYMAPEQWTGAPPSPACDIYAATATFYECLTGRPPYDGKDLFTLRDQHAQAPIPTDPAPEPVHGLLRHGMAKRPTERPQPAQVFLAELEQTAVAAYGEDWEERGLRELARRAALLAALFPFPDGVGGATSVANTSLGIGRLFPRHGSARAALLGSGLVAALLLGGAGLSYASRHAPALALADGTSAPRASAATSFGPTEPVPAPPITAVSPSPTPTPIPTPTPSEAGASPTRTQSATATPTRSRPPTTPPPSPSTSPPPPADVTAPSVGKLDVSPRLLEPGGCPYGTQVSTVTATASDDRTADADLRVSFRYVLQGTGHTVRMTHVGGGVYRGTLGELPTPKSSTRIPVEVVAVDVAGNASAPAGPEYVSLTSYCTPG
- a CDS encoding SPFH domain-containing protein, giving the protein MGAAAGFVGLVVVVAVVALLLSLSVRMVQQYQRGIVFRFGRVLDRIREPGLHLIVPIADRMVRVSMQTTVIGVPAQGAITRDNVTLTVDAVVYYRVVDPVKALVNVRDYPSAVLQVAQTALRSVIGKADLDTVLGDRDKVNAELKAVIDAPTEKPWGLLIERVEVKDVSLPEGMKRSMSRQAEAERERRARVIAADGEFQASRRLADASRAMADTPGAYQLRLLQTVVDVAAEKNSTLVMPFPVELLRFFDEVARGAREPAATEPAVPVVPGDGHRREGHR